One segment of Anatilimnocola aggregata DNA contains the following:
- the rimI gene encoding ribosomal protein S18-alanine N-acetyltransferase has product MTTSAKHQAPVHIRWMIRRDMAEVLQIEDRSFEFSWSEEDFIRCLRQRNCIGMIAEHNERVVGFMIYELHRNRLHVLNFAVHPDFRRRNVGTQMLRKLVSKLSPQRRSRIMLEVRETNLDAQLFFRDCGFKAVSLLRDFYEDTTEDAYLMQFRYTAAAAEAANTEQVRRLAG; this is encoded by the coding sequence ATGACTACCTCCGCCAAACACCAGGCGCCCGTCCATATCCGTTGGATGATTCGCCGCGACATGGCCGAGGTCCTGCAGATCGAGGATCGCAGTTTCGAGTTCTCGTGGTCGGAAGAAGACTTCATCCGCTGCTTGCGTCAACGCAACTGCATCGGCATGATCGCCGAGCACAACGAGCGGGTCGTGGGCTTCATGATCTACGAACTCCATCGCAATCGCCTGCATGTCCTCAACTTTGCCGTACACCCCGATTTTCGCCGCCGCAATGTCGGCACCCAGATGCTCCGCAAGCTGGTAAGCAAATTGTCGCCGCAACGTCGCAGCCGCATCATGCTGGAAGTGCGCGAAACGAATCTCGATGCTCAGTTGTTCTTCCGCGACTGCGGCTTTAAGGCGGTTTCGCTGCTGCGAGACTTCTACGAAGACACGACCGAAGACGCCTACCTGATGCAGTTCCGCTATACCGCTGCCGCCGCTGAAGCCGCCAATACGGAACAAGTCCGTCGTCTGGCCGGCTAG
- a CDS encoding polyprenyl synthetase family protein yields MSTLTADPGTLSPALQTLYAPVAEELAQVEAIFRREMHHPHPYVDELVRYGCLLGGKRLRPALLLLTAKAAGKVTSEHLTLAAVVEMVHTATLVHDDVLDNAQMRRHLATVNARWDNEASVLLGDYLFTHAFHLASTIDSVLGCRLIGHSTNIVCEGELRQKGTRGQFDLGEAEYLQVIEAKTAELTACSCRLGALFAGLPEAKVEQLDLYGRELGIAFQIADDLLDLEGEEDATGKSLGTDLEKQKPTLPLIHTLREASAEDRRQLLELLTTEQATPTTLLPYLNRYGGLEYAKQRAQEFAAQSRGRLDCLPDSPAKSVLQMVAEFVVQRSH; encoded by the coding sequence ATGTCCACGCTCACCGCCGACCCCGGTACGTTATCTCCTGCGCTGCAAACGCTTTACGCTCCCGTAGCGGAAGAGTTGGCCCAAGTCGAAGCCATTTTCCGGCGAGAGATGCATCACCCGCATCCATACGTCGATGAACTTGTTCGTTACGGCTGCCTGCTTGGCGGCAAGCGACTTCGTCCTGCCCTGTTGCTGCTTACTGCGAAGGCAGCCGGCAAGGTCACCAGCGAGCACCTGACTCTGGCCGCCGTAGTCGAGATGGTGCATACGGCCACGCTTGTTCACGACGACGTGCTCGACAACGCTCAGATGCGCCGGCACCTCGCCACCGTGAATGCCCGGTGGGACAACGAAGCCAGCGTACTTTTGGGCGACTATCTGTTCACCCATGCTTTTCACCTGGCCAGCACCATCGATAGCGTGCTGGGGTGTCGCCTGATCGGTCACTCCACCAACATCGTTTGCGAAGGTGAGTTGCGGCAAAAGGGAACTCGCGGGCAGTTCGATCTGGGCGAAGCGGAATACCTGCAAGTGATCGAAGCCAAGACCGCGGAACTGACTGCCTGCAGTTGTCGTCTCGGAGCGCTCTTTGCGGGACTACCGGAAGCGAAGGTGGAGCAACTCGATTTGTATGGCCGCGAACTCGGCATCGCTTTTCAAATAGCCGATGACTTGCTCGACCTCGAAGGTGAAGAAGACGCGACCGGTAAATCGCTAGGAACCGACCTCGAAAAGCAGAAGCCCACGTTGCCGCTCATTCACACGCTGCGCGAAGCTTCGGCCGAAGATCGGCGGCAGCTGTTGGAACTGCTGACCACCGAACAGGCGACGCCGACGACGCTGCTGCCTTATTTGAATCGCTATGGTGGCTTGGAATACGCCAAGCAGCGGGCCCAAGAGTTTGCGGCGCAATCGCGCGGCCGGCTCGATTGCTTGCCAGACTCGCCAGCGAAATCGGTCCTGCAGATGGTTGCTGAGTTCGTAGTTCAACGATCGCATTGA
- a CDS encoding TMEM143 family protein, which translates to MTSKPNTAASSAVPSGKVKARAPSSVARELPHDRTARPLEHFIPIRKSDLARILQNDAALELHEREPFAHFCKLVEATLHHEFHQNLEELKDAYAPFDPDAEPKPREVLTIDQREGLALRLFDRFGELLQRANFRRLSADELQYSLQTHNELGVEVLANLAIFERLEIYVRGDVVGKKTFRNWSRLGRWQEAEICTYQRLALMFRLKPGSASSQPLDPSAVVLKLFKNIPKSDIEMLLPGTQVRMSLVDKGKIWLPTLSGVAFTLVKLVQGAAAVAFASFQGTLAFLALLSGVFGYGLRSFYGYLNTRDRYHLNLTRSLYFQNLDSNAGVIHRLLDEAEEQEFREILLAWWLLRQSGFAAVTSEQLDRDAEAWLEKKLGLHVDFEVSDALAKLQRMGLCREMPGGKYRAVDLESALATLDRAWDQQFEFNTSQPPSIPLRRAA; encoded by the coding sequence ATGACATCAAAACCAAACACGGCCGCCAGCTCAGCTGTTCCCAGTGGCAAAGTCAAAGCACGTGCGCCCAGTTCCGTCGCCCGCGAATTGCCTCACGATCGGACAGCTCGTCCGCTCGAGCACTTCATACCCATTCGGAAATCCGATCTGGCCCGCATCTTGCAAAACGATGCGGCACTCGAACTACACGAGCGCGAACCCTTCGCCCACTTCTGCAAACTGGTCGAAGCCACGCTGCATCATGAATTCCATCAGAACTTGGAAGAGTTGAAGGACGCCTACGCTCCGTTCGATCCTGATGCAGAACCCAAGCCGCGTGAAGTTCTGACCATCGATCAACGTGAGGGACTGGCCTTGCGGTTGTTCGACCGCTTTGGCGAACTGCTACAGCGGGCGAACTTCCGCCGGTTATCGGCCGACGAATTGCAGTACTCATTACAAACGCACAACGAGTTGGGCGTCGAAGTGTTGGCCAACCTGGCCATCTTCGAACGTTTGGAGATCTACGTTCGCGGCGATGTGGTCGGGAAGAAGACGTTTCGCAACTGGAGCCGCTTGGGCCGCTGGCAAGAGGCTGAGATTTGCACTTACCAACGGCTCGCCCTGATGTTCCGGCTCAAGCCCGGGTCAGCCAGCAGTCAGCCGCTCGATCCGTCAGCAGTTGTCCTCAAGCTGTTCAAAAACATTCCTAAATCCGATATCGAGATGCTCCTGCCAGGGACCCAAGTGCGCATGTCGCTCGTCGACAAAGGCAAAATCTGGTTGCCAACACTCTCCGGCGTCGCCTTCACGCTCGTCAAACTGGTGCAAGGGGCAGCTGCGGTGGCGTTCGCCAGTTTTCAAGGGACGCTCGCCTTCCTGGCACTCCTCAGTGGCGTCTTTGGCTACGGGCTCCGATCGTTCTATGGCTACTTGAATACCCGCGATCGGTATCACCTTAACCTGACTCGCAGTTTGTATTTTCAGAACTTGGACAGCAACGCCGGCGTGATCCATCGGCTGCTCGATGAAGCGGAAGAGCAGGAGTTTCGCGAAATTTTATTAGCCTGGTGGCTGCTGCGGCAAAGTGGCTTTGCAGCAGTGACCAGTGAACAACTCGATCGTGATGCCGAAGCCTGGCTCGAAAAGAAACTCGGCCTGCATGTCGATTTTGAAGTCAGCGATGCGCTCGCCAAGTTGCAGCGGATGGGCCTTTGCCGGGAGATGCCGGGTGGGAAGTACCGTGCAGTCGATCTCGAAAGTGCGCTGGCGACACTCGATCGAGCCTGGGATCAACAGTTCGAATTCAATACGTCGCAGCCGCCAAGCATTCCGTTGCGCCGCGCTGCATAG
- the guaA gene encoding glutamine-hydrolyzing GMP synthase, with protein MSTNSVGAGIAAERVLVLDFGSQYAQLIARRVRENNVYCEIVRHDITAEQIKKHNPRGLILSGGPNSVYEKGAPRCDPKLFSLGVPVLGICYGMQLACDTLGGKVDSAPAREYGRARVQITEQGDLFAGVPAQIDVWMSHGDQVSRVSDDFIPLAKTGTCPIAAVRHRTLPVYAMQFHPEVTHTPLGSHILHNFLTTVCGCGGTWKLGDFARETIGRLKEQIGNGRVICGLSGGVDSAVTAALLYQAIGPRLSCILVDNGLLRKDEQAAVIAEFSNHFKTDLHVVQAETEFLKTLEGITEPQEKRRRIGHAFIECFKREALKIKDVEFLAQGTLYPDVIESGAAIDGPAATIKLHHNVGGLPAELGFKLVEPLRDLFKDEVRRLGLELGLPEDLVWRHPFPGPGLAVRCLGDITKPKLDVLREADAVMIEEIKAAGLYRTTSQAFAVLLPVQSVGVMGDARTYENVVAIRCVNTDDFMTADWTHLPYEVLARISTRIINEVKGVNRVCYDISSKPPATIEWE; from the coding sequence ATGTCAACGAATTCTGTCGGTGCTGGGATTGCGGCTGAGCGTGTGCTGGTGCTCGATTTTGGGTCGCAATATGCCCAACTGATTGCCCGCCGCGTTCGCGAGAACAACGTATATTGCGAGATCGTCCGCCACGATATCACGGCGGAACAGATCAAGAAGCATAACCCGCGGGGATTAATCCTCTCCGGTGGGCCTAACAGCGTGTACGAAAAGGGTGCGCCGCGCTGCGACCCAAAACTCTTCTCGCTGGGTGTTCCGGTGCTCGGCATTTGCTACGGCATGCAACTGGCTTGCGATACGCTCGGCGGCAAAGTCGACTCTGCACCGGCTCGCGAGTATGGTCGCGCTCGCGTGCAAATCACCGAGCAGGGAGACCTGTTCGCTGGTGTTCCCGCTCAGATCGATGTCTGGATGAGTCACGGCGACCAGGTCAGCCGCGTCTCGGACGACTTCATCCCGCTCGCGAAAACAGGAACCTGCCCCATCGCGGCCGTGCGGCATCGCACGTTACCCGTGTATGCGATGCAGTTCCATCCAGAAGTGACACATACGCCGCTCGGCAGTCACATCCTGCATAATTTTTTGACGACCGTGTGCGGCTGCGGCGGCACTTGGAAGCTGGGAGATTTTGCTCGCGAAACGATCGGCCGCCTGAAAGAGCAAATTGGGAATGGCCGTGTGATCTGCGGCCTCTCCGGTGGCGTCGATTCGGCAGTGACTGCAGCGCTCCTATATCAAGCGATTGGTCCACGACTCTCGTGCATCCTGGTTGATAACGGGCTACTACGAAAAGATGAGCAAGCGGCTGTCATCGCCGAGTTCAGCAACCACTTCAAGACCGACTTGCATGTCGTGCAGGCCGAAACGGAGTTTTTGAAAACGCTTGAAGGTATTACCGAACCGCAGGAAAAACGCCGGCGCATTGGCCACGCGTTCATCGAGTGCTTCAAGCGCGAAGCATTGAAAATCAAGGATGTTGAGTTTCTCGCTCAAGGCACACTCTATCCCGACGTGATCGAAAGTGGGGCGGCCATCGACGGTCCTGCTGCGACGATCAAGCTGCATCACAACGTGGGCGGCCTGCCCGCAGAACTTGGTTTCAAATTGGTGGAGCCACTCCGCGATCTATTCAAGGACGAAGTTCGCCGCCTGGGGCTTGAACTGGGCCTGCCCGAAGATCTCGTCTGGCGTCATCCGTTTCCGGGGCCGGGGCTTGCCGTCCGTTGCTTAGGCGACATTACGAAGCCGAAGCTCGATGTGCTGCGCGAGGCCGACGCCGTGATGATTGAAGAGATCAAGGCTGCGGGGCTTTATCGCACGACTTCGCAAGCGTTCGCGGTGCTGTTGCCGGTGCAAAGCGTCGGTGTGATGGGGGATGCCCGCACCTACGAAAACGTCGTCGCCATTCGCTGCGTGAATACCGACGACTTCATGACGGCCGACTGGACGCACCTGCCTTACGAAGTGCTCGCCCGCATTTCGACTCGCATTATCAACGAAGTGAAGGGTGTGAATCGCGTTTGCTACGATATCAGCAGCAAACCTCCAGCCACGATTGAGTGGGAATGA
- the moaC gene encoding cyclic pyranopterin monophosphate synthase MoaC, with protein MPDELTHFDESGASRMVDVSAKAVTLRTATASGIVRMQAATLERIRQGTLSKGNVLEVARLAGIMAAKRTAEWIPLCHTLPLEGVTIAFEYLGSDALAITATTRVSAKTGVEMEALVAVSAAALTVYDMCKAIDRGLVIERVQLEEKTGGRSGHFVREAAVPAAVKSLEGPALQPDHES; from the coding sequence GTGCCCGACGAACTGACACATTTCGACGAGTCGGGTGCCAGTCGCATGGTGGACGTTTCGGCAAAGGCTGTGACCCTGCGAACTGCGACCGCCAGCGGGATTGTCCGCATGCAGGCCGCGACCTTGGAGCGAATTCGGCAGGGAACGCTGTCTAAGGGAAATGTGCTGGAAGTCGCTCGCCTGGCCGGAATCATGGCCGCCAAGCGGACGGCTGAATGGATTCCCCTCTGCCATACGTTGCCTCTCGAAGGAGTGACAATCGCTTTCGAGTACCTGGGAAGCGATGCTCTGGCTATCACTGCCACCACGCGAGTCAGCGCGAAAACGGGAGTCGAAATGGAAGCCCTGGTCGCTGTATCTGCAGCAGCCTTAACCGTTTACGACATGTGCAAAGCCATCGATCGCGGGCTGGTGATCGAGCGAGTTCAGTTGGAAGAGAAGACGGGGGGCCGAAGTGGCCATTTTGTGCGTGAAGCAGCAGTCCCCGCTGCGGTAAAGAGCTTGGAAGGACCGGCCCTTCAGCCGGACCACGAATCATGA
- a CDS encoding PA14 domain-containing protein, translating into MPGRVLCSLFAALLLGTAFSAGATAADVPPRVIPFERYHATAKDQVAAGNLLLGELNCTSCHTADKSLAEHIQKKQAPVLDTVGNRVRPQYLLKFLMDPQTVKPGTSMPNALAGIPEAERKDVVEAIVHFLATTGTTNDVAPLRGGVNRGEQLYHSVGCLACHDPRPAENPPASLPTSIPLGTPSRKYTLPGLTEFVQNPLSIRPGGRMPHLNLNATDARDVASFLLNDLDIAAGLQYSYYPGNFDKLPDFSKLKPKETGEAEGFDLKALKKKGSYGLRFEGVIKVDTDVDYLFLLGSDDGSRLTIDDKVLIDNDGVHPFSQKRKPLKLKAGTHSVVVDFFEKGGDSDLQVMFEAKGKPPQDLASLIAIPEPKEGKPVPEAFVVNQDLAAKGREFFTTLGCASCHSMKVDGKQVAAKPTHVGASLADLKGVGGCLQGESTKSPRYALDTRQQIVLQAALAAAKKPAAELAGKELVDLNLIRFNCIACHTRGELGGVEETRNPHFKSDMPEMGDEGRIPPSLTGAGAKLNEAWIKTVMDQGAKDRPYMFTRMPRFGLKNVESLVSAIQTTDAELIKPVPAVDIPDSDKKFKAIGRQLVGGQGMSCIKCHTFANKQSTGIQALSLTTMTKRLRDDWFHNYLINPQAYRPGTRMPAGWPNGESQLPKILDGNTAKQIRSMWAFLSDGDKAALPSGLVTGAIELIAFDEAIMYRNFIEGAGSRAIGVGYPEKLNLAFDANNLRLAMIWHNGFMDASRHWTGRGVGYEPPLGDNVVKLPDGAPFAVLKSSADAWPTEKPKDIGYQFNGYRLGEKQRPTFLYSFNGIQVEDQPAPIGEAGVFTLERKLAFKVAEGSEVPADLQYRAMVADKIEAADGGFKVNGEWLLKIKSGQQGIVRQSNNKSELLIPIRFENRGANLTIEYDW; encoded by the coding sequence ATGCCAGGTCGTGTTTTGTGTTCGCTTTTCGCCGCATTGCTGCTGGGCACAGCGTTCAGTGCTGGTGCGACAGCTGCCGATGTTCCGCCGCGGGTCATTCCCTTCGAACGATATCACGCGACCGCGAAGGATCAAGTTGCGGCCGGAAATTTGCTACTGGGCGAACTGAACTGCACTTCGTGCCACACCGCCGATAAGTCGCTAGCCGAGCATATCCAAAAGAAGCAAGCTCCGGTGCTCGATACTGTGGGCAACCGCGTCCGGCCGCAGTACCTGCTGAAGTTCCTGATGGATCCGCAAACCGTAAAGCCCGGCACGAGTATGCCGAATGCACTCGCGGGAATTCCCGAGGCTGAACGCAAGGATGTTGTCGAGGCCATCGTTCATTTTCTGGCCACCACGGGTACCACCAACGATGTTGCGCCGCTGCGCGGCGGCGTGAATCGGGGCGAACAGTTGTATCACTCAGTGGGCTGCCTGGCCTGCCACGACCCACGTCCGGCCGAGAACCCACCCGCTTCGCTGCCGACTTCCATTCCGCTTGGTACGCCTTCGCGCAAGTACACCTTGCCCGGGCTGACGGAGTTTGTGCAGAACCCCCTCTCGATTCGTCCTGGTGGCCGCATGCCGCACTTGAATCTGAACGCCACCGATGCCCGCGACGTAGCTTCGTTCCTGCTCAACGATTTGGACATCGCAGCTGGGTTGCAGTATTCGTACTATCCCGGCAACTTCGACAAACTTCCCGATTTCAGTAAGCTGAAACCCAAAGAGACGGGCGAAGCAGAAGGCTTCGACCTCAAGGCTCTCAAGAAGAAGGGAAGTTATGGGCTGCGATTCGAGGGGGTGATCAAAGTCGATACGGACGTCGACTACCTCTTTTTGCTTGGCTCTGATGACGGCTCGCGGCTGACCATTGACGACAAAGTATTGATCGACAACGACGGCGTTCATCCGTTCAGCCAAAAGCGCAAGCCGCTGAAGTTGAAAGCAGGGACGCATAGTGTCGTGGTGGACTTCTTTGAGAAAGGTGGCGACTCCGATCTCCAAGTGATGTTCGAAGCCAAAGGCAAGCCGCCGCAGGACCTTGCTTCGCTAATCGCGATTCCAGAACCCAAGGAAGGCAAGCCAGTCCCCGAAGCGTTTGTCGTGAATCAGGACCTGGCTGCGAAGGGTCGCGAATTCTTTACGACGCTCGGCTGTGCCTCCTGCCACTCGATGAAAGTGGATGGCAAGCAAGTCGCAGCCAAGCCGACGCATGTCGGTGCATCGCTGGCCGACCTGAAGGGAGTAGGCGGTTGCTTGCAGGGCGAGTCCACCAAGTCTCCCCGTTACGCACTCGATACTCGCCAGCAAATCGTGCTGCAAGCAGCACTCGCTGCCGCGAAGAAGCCAGCGGCCGAACTGGCTGGGAAAGAACTCGTGGATCTCAATTTGATTCGCTTCAACTGCATCGCTTGTCACACCCGCGGCGAACTCGGCGGCGTGGAAGAAACCCGCAATCCTCACTTCAAGTCGGACATGCCCGAAATGGGCGACGAAGGGCGCATTCCACCCTCGCTCACGGGAGCTGGAGCAAAATTGAATGAAGCCTGGATCAAGACGGTGATGGATCAGGGGGCTAAAGATCGGCCCTATATGTTTACCCGCATGCCGCGCTTTGGTTTGAAGAATGTCGAGAGCCTCGTCTCGGCGATTCAAACGACCGATGCCGAACTGATCAAGCCGGTGCCAGCCGTCGACATTCCCGACTCCGACAAGAAATTCAAAGCGATCGGACGACAACTCGTAGGTGGCCAAGGGATGTCGTGCATTAAGTGCCATACGTTCGCGAACAAACAATCGACAGGCATTCAGGCCCTCAGTTTGACCACAATGACGAAACGTCTCCGCGACGACTGGTTCCACAATTACCTAATCAATCCACAGGCTTATCGCCCCGGCACGCGCATGCCCGCCGGTTGGCCGAATGGTGAATCGCAATTGCCGAAAATTCTGGACGGGAACACAGCGAAGCAGATTCGCTCGATGTGGGCCTTTCTGTCCGACGGCGATAAGGCCGCCTTGCCATCAGGTTTGGTGACTGGGGCCATCGAACTGATCGCCTTCGACGAAGCGATCATGTATCGCAACTTCATCGAAGGAGCCGGCTCGCGAGCCATCGGTGTGGGCTATCCCGAAAAGCTGAACCTCGCCTTTGATGCCAACAATTTGCGGCTGGCGATGATCTGGCATAACGGCTTTATGGATGCGTCGCGTCATTGGACGGGCCGCGGTGTCGGTTACGAACCGCCGCTGGGCGACAATGTCGTCAAGCTGCCCGATGGTGCACCCTTCGCAGTACTGAAGAGTTCGGCGGATGCCTGGCCGACGGAAAAGCCCAAGGACATCGGGTATCAATTCAACGGCTACCGCCTGGGCGAGAAGCAGCGGCCGACGTTCCTCTATTCGTTTAACGGAATTCAGGTCGAAGACCAGCCCGCTCCGATCGGTGAAGCTGGTGTTTTCACGCTCGAGCGAAAGCTGGCGTTCAAGGTGGCCGAAGGAAGCGAAGTTCCCGCCGACTTACAATACCGGGCCATGGTGGCGGATAAGATCGAAGCGGCCGATGGCGGTTTCAAGGTCAATGGTGAATGGCTGCTGAAGATTAAGTCTGGTCAGCAAGGCATCGTGCGCCAAAGCAACAACAAGAGCGAACTGCTCATTCCGATTCGTTTTGAGAATCGAGGAGCCAATCTGACGATCGAGTACGATTGGTAG
- a CDS encoding DUF3817 domain-containing protein, which produces MLNTPLSRLRWIGFLEGLSYLVLLLIAMPLKYLADQPEAVRIVGGLHGGLFVLFVLAVAEVTLRRPWWSPKFWGAAALASVVPFGTFILDRWLYQVEQQDLAHRSQLK; this is translated from the coding sequence ATGCTGAACACACCGCTGAGCCGCCTTCGCTGGATCGGCTTCCTGGAAGGACTTTCGTACCTGGTGCTGCTCCTGATTGCGATGCCGCTCAAGTACTTGGCCGATCAACCCGAGGCTGTCCGGATTGTCGGCGGGCTGCACGGCGGGCTCTTTGTCTTATTTGTCCTGGCAGTGGCCGAAGTGACCCTTCGTCGCCCTTGGTGGTCCCCCAAGTTTTGGGGAGCGGCCGCTTTGGCGTCGGTCGTGCCGTTTGGCACCTTCATCTTGGACCGCTGGCTGTATCAAGTCGAACAGCAAGATCTCGCCCATAGATCGCAACTGAAATAA
- the ribH gene encoding 6,7-dimethyl-8-ribityllumazine synthase yields MPRTFDGATGPVAGRFAIVVSRYNENVTGKLLQGAIETLTQAGIADDDIDVAWVPGAWEIPLIAQRMAETGHYAAVLNLGAVIRGETTHDEHINRQVSLSLGELSLVTGVPMLFGVLTVNSLEQAIHRSGGNVGNKGMECAEAALQMVRLLAQLPE; encoded by the coding sequence ATGCCTCGCACGTTCGATGGCGCCACCGGCCCTGTTGCTGGTCGCTTTGCGATTGTCGTTTCCCGCTACAACGAAAACGTCACTGGCAAGTTGTTGCAGGGGGCAATCGAGACGCTGACCCAAGCGGGCATTGCCGACGACGATATCGACGTCGCCTGGGTGCCCGGTGCCTGGGAAATTCCTCTCATCGCCCAGCGCATGGCCGAGACTGGTCACTATGCAGCAGTGCTTAATCTGGGCGCCGTGATTCGTGGCGAGACGACGCACGACGAGCACATCAATCGTCAGGTTAGCTTGAGTCTGGGTGAACTGTCGCTGGTGACCGGGGTCCCCATGCTCTTTGGCGTGCTGACGGTGAATTCGCTGGAGCAGGCGATTCATCGCTCGGGGGGCAACGTGGGGAACAAGGGGATGGAATGCGCAGAAGCGGCGCTGCAAATGGTCCGTCTGCTGGCACAATTGCCCGAGTAG
- a CDS encoding RNA recognition motif domain-containing protein yields MKRIYVGNLPWSYSSSDLEALFAEYGQVAAAEVVMDRETGRSRGFGFVQMANDADCEPAIEGLNQQDCNGRPLVVNEARERTSRPSGGGGGGGYGGGGGGGYGGGRGGYGGGGGGGGGYGGGGRESRGSYGGGGGRDGGSRDGGYGGGGGGGGGYGGGGRDRDRDGGGGGRRY; encoded by the coding sequence ATGAAGCGGATTTATGTGGGCAACCTGCCCTGGTCGTACTCCTCCTCAGACTTAGAAGCGCTGTTCGCCGAGTATGGTCAAGTTGCAGCAGCGGAAGTGGTCATGGATCGCGAAACCGGCCGCTCGCGCGGTTTCGGATTCGTCCAGATGGCGAACGATGCCGACTGCGAACCGGCGATTGAAGGACTGAATCAACAAGATTGCAACGGTCGGCCGTTGGTCGTAAACGAAGCGCGTGAACGCACCTCTCGTCCGAGTGGCGGGGGCGGCGGCGGTGGTTATGGCGGTGGAGGGGGCGGCGGATATGGTGGTGGCCGCGGTGGATATGGCGGCGGCGGTGGTGGTGGAGGTGGATACGGCGGCGGCGGTCGTGAAAGCCGTGGCAGTTACGGTGGTGGTGGCGGTCGGGATGGAGGGAGCCGCGACGGTGGCTACGGTGGTGGAGGTGGTGGGGGCGGCGGTTATGGCGGTGGTGGCCGCGATCGCGACCGTGATGGCGGTGGCGGCGGACGCCGCTACTAA
- a CDS encoding PQQ-dependent sugar dehydrogenase → MSTFPLSTRALALLGALLATVTASAQAPKEEDYYKIVRFPVPEYISLEAGGLEWMPDGKLAISTRRGDIFLLDEPLTNTPEQASFAKYAGGLHEVLGLSMKDGWLYATQRCEVTKIKDENKDGRADIFHTVSDGWEINGDYHEYAFGSKFDKEGNLWVVLCLTGSFDSKNKYRGWCLRITPDGKVIPTCSGVRSPGGIGMNAAGDMFYTDNQGPWNGACSLKHLKPGKFVGHPGGNGWYEATDGAIGPRPEDPKSGSRMMVEAKRIPQLEPPAVYFPYNKMGQSAAGIATDVSGGKFGPFQNQLFVGDQTHSTVMRVCLEKVKDHYQGACFPFRSGMGSGSLSLLFNNDGSLFVGGTNRGWGSRGTQPHSLDRIVWTGKTPFEILEMHAKHDGFELTFTEKVDAATAGDPKSYKLSTYTYIYQAAYGSPEVDQTTPEITKVEVSADGLKARLFVNGLQEGHVHELQSAGVTSATGQPLLHNMAYYTLNYIPAAP, encoded by the coding sequence ATGTCAACTTTCCCGCTTTCCACGCGCGCACTTGCTTTGCTCGGCGCACTTCTGGCAACTGTTACTGCCTCGGCTCAGGCCCCCAAGGAAGAGGACTACTACAAGATCGTCCGCTTCCCCGTTCCCGAATACATCAGCTTGGAAGCGGGGGGGCTCGAATGGATGCCCGACGGCAAGCTGGCGATTTCCACTCGCCGCGGCGATATCTTCTTGCTCGATGAGCCTCTAACGAACACACCTGAGCAGGCGTCGTTTGCCAAATACGCTGGCGGCCTGCACGAGGTTTTGGGGCTGAGCATGAAAGATGGCTGGCTCTACGCCACGCAGCGGTGTGAGGTCACCAAGATTAAGGACGAGAACAAAGACGGTCGTGCAGATATCTTTCATACGGTTAGCGATGGCTGGGAGATCAACGGCGACTATCACGAGTACGCGTTTGGTTCCAAGTTCGATAAGGAGGGCAATCTCTGGGTCGTTCTCTGTTTGACCGGCTCGTTCGACAGCAAAAACAAGTATCGCGGCTGGTGCCTGCGGATCACGCCCGATGGCAAAGTAATTCCAACTTGCAGCGGCGTGCGATCACCGGGTGGCATCGGCATGAACGCAGCGGGGGACATGTTCTATACCGACAATCAAGGCCCCTGGAACGGCGCGTGCAGCCTCAAGCATCTCAAGCCAGGCAAATTCGTGGGACACCCCGGCGGCAACGGCTGGTATGAAGCGACGGACGGTGCCATTGGCCCGCGGCCCGAAGACCCCAAAAGCGGCAGCCGGATGATGGTCGAGGCCAAACGGATTCCTCAATTAGAGCCGCCAGCGGTTTACTTCCCTTACAACAAGATGGGCCAGTCGGCTGCGGGTATCGCCACGGATGTTTCGGGTGGAAAGTTCGGCCCGTTTCAGAATCAATTGTTCGTTGGCGATCAGACCCACAGCACCGTCATGCGTGTGTGTCTCGAAAAAGTGAAAGACCACTATCAAGGAGCGTGCTTTCCATTCCGCTCGGGCATGGGATCCGGTTCGTTGTCGTTGCTGTTCAACAACGATGGTTCGCTTTTTGTGGGTGGCACCAATCGCGGGTGGGGCTCGCGGGGAACACAACCCCACTCACTCGACCGCATTGTCTGGACCGGCAAGACCCCCTTTGAAATTCTCGAGATGCACGCCAAGCACGATGGCTTTGAATTGACCTTCACCGAAAAGGTCGATGCTGCGACCGCTGGCGACCCCAAGTCTTACAAGTTGTCGACCTACACATACATCTATCAGGCCGCCTATGGCAGTCCCGAAGTCGATCAAACGACTCCCGAAATTACGAAAGTAGAAGTCTCTGCCGATGGCCTAAAAGCTCGCTTGTTCGTGAACGGCTTGCAGGAAGGGCACGTACACGAACTGCAATCGGCCGGTGTAACTTCCGCAACTGGCCAACCATTGCTGCACAACATGGCGTACTACACCCTGAACTACATCCCCGCTGCTCCGTAG